Proteins co-encoded in one Salarias fasciatus chromosome 4, fSalaFa1.1, whole genome shotgun sequence genomic window:
- the LOC115386576 gene encoding major vault protein: MSKLGQQGSEVIQEASIIRIPPHFYIHVLDQNTNIARVEIGPLTYIRQDNERVLFRPMKMIMVPPRHYCVIKNPAARDDNGQVLFDQSGQAKLRHADLEIRLTQEPFPLYPGEEVQEGVTPLQIVYPDTALRLQALLDFEEEGGERRVAGDEWLFEGPGTYIPRKEVVVVETIKATVIRENQAIRLRARKEGEDRGGVHRVTGEEWLVSKVGAYLPGAHEEVIDIVNAFILTDKKALHVRALRPFKDAGRRDRRTGEEWLVTKADREAHIPSVAEEVVGVVEVTTLSSRQYCVVLDPVGADGKPQLGQKRVVKGECSFFLQPGEQLEQGIQDVYVLSEEEGLVLRAVEAFTDTERDEEEEAELGEEQERAKRSRRSGVLRRPGDRWMLRGPIEYVPPATVEVVLRRQAIPLDENEGIYVRDMKTGKVRAVIGHTYMLTQDEELWQKELPPNVEALLTSRRDPLADRSDRGQGGGAEQRDKTRVVSYRVPHNAAVQVYDYREKKARVAFGPEMVMLGPDEQFTVLSLSGSKPKRPNVIKAICLLLGPDFFTDIITIETADHARLQLQLSYNWHFEVKSRTDLAEAAVLFSVPDFVGDACKAIASRIRGAVASVQFDDFHKNSNRIICSAVFGFDEKLAVRSSLRFSQNNLVISSVDIQSVEPVDQRTKDALQKSVQLAIEITTNSQEAAARHEAERLEQEARGKLERQRITDQAEAERARKELLELEALSAAVESTGAAKAEAQSRAEAARIQGEAAVNEATLKAEAQKIEAEAELQRLMKAREQELNYKKEMDRLDIEKQERLAQIESERFAQLVKSLGSDTLTEMARAGPELQVKMLQALGLKSTLITDGSSPINLFTTANGLLGALPGQGQ, translated from the exons ATGAGTAAGCTTGGACAGCAGGGGTCGGAGGTGATCCAGGAGGCGTCCATCATCCGGATCCCGCCTCACTTCTACATCCACGTCCTGGACCAGAACACCAACATCGCCCGCGTGGAGATCGGCCCGCTCACCTACATCCGGCAGGACAATGAGAG GGTGCTCTTCAGACCGATGAAGATGATCATGGTGCCGCCGCGGCACTACTGCGTGATCAAGAACCCCGCTGCCCGCGACGACAACGGCCAGGTGCTCTTCGACCAATCGGGGCAGGCCAAGCTGCGGCACGCCGACCTGGAGATCCGGCTGACGCAGGAGCCGTTCCCCCTCTACCCCggggaggaggtgcaggag GGGGTGACCCCGCTGCAAATCGTGTAtccggacacggcgctgcggcTGCAGGCTCTCCTGGACTtcgaggaggaaggaggagagcgTCGAGTAGCCGGAGACGAGTGGCTGTTTGAAGGACCag GGACCTACATCCCCAGgaaggaggtggtggtggtggaaaCCATCAAAGCCACGGTGATCCGGGAGAACCAGGCGATCAGGCTGAGGGCCCGCAAGGAGGGCGAGGACCGGGGAGGAGTCCACCGGGTCACAG gtGAGGAGTGGCTGGTCAGTAAGGTCGGAGCGTATCTTCCCGGCGCTCATGAAGAGGTCATCGACATCGTGAATGCCTTCATCCTCACCGATAAA AAAGCTCTCCACGTCCGCGCCCTGCGACCGTTCAAGGACGCGGGCCGGCGGGACCGCCGTACGGGGGAGGAGTGGCTGGTGACCAAGGCGGACCGCGAGGCGCACATCCCGTCGGTggcggaggaggtggtgggCGTGGTGGAGGTGACCACGCTGAGCAGCCGGCAGTACTGCGTGGTCCTGGACCCGGTCGGGGCCGACGGGAAGCCCCAGCTGGGCCAGAAGAGGGTGGTGAAG ggCGAGTGCTCCTTCTTCCTGCAGCCGGGCGAGCAGCTGGAACAGGGCATCCAGGACGTGTACGTGctgtcggaggaggaggggctggtGCTGCGAGCGGTGGAGGCGTTCACCGACACCGAG cgcgacgaggaggaggaggcggagctcggggaggagcaggagcgggCCAAGCGCTCCCGCAGGAGCGGCGTGCTCCGTCGCCCCGGAGACCGCTGGATGCTGCGAGGCCCCATCGAGTACGTCCCGCCGGCCACCGTGGAGGTGGTGCTGCGCCGCCAGGCCATCCCGCTGGACGAGAACGAGGGCATCTACGTCCGCGACATGAAGACCGGCAAG GTGCGAGCGGTCATCGGTCACACCTACATGCTGACGCAGGACGAGGAGCTGTGGCAGAAGGAGCTCCCTCCCAACGTCGAGGCGCTGCTGACGTCTCGCCGCGACCCGCTGGCCGACCGCTCGGACCGCGGCCAgggcgggggggcggagcaAAGGGACAAGACACGGGTGGTGTCCTACAGGGTCCCCCACAACGCCGCTGTGCAGGTGTACGACTACAGGGAGAAGAAAGCCAG GGTGGCGTTCGGACCGGAGATGGTGATGCTGGGACCCGACGAGCAGTTCACGGTGCTCTCTCTGTCCGGGAGCAAACCCAAGAGGCCCAACGTGATCAAAGCCATCTGCCTGCTGCTGGGACCCGACTTCTTCACGGACATCATCACCATCGAGACCGCCGACCACGcccgcctgcagctgcagctctcctACAACTG gcactttgaagtgaagTCTCGAACTGACCTCGCCGAGGCAGCTGTTCTGTTTTCCGTTCCGGACTTCGTGGGAGATGCCTGTAAAGCCATCGCCTCGAGAATCAGAGGAGCCGTGGCCTCCGTGCAGTTCGATGATTTCCACAAG AACTCCAACCGCATCATTTGCTCGGCCGTGTTCGGCTTTGATGAGAAGCTGGCGGTGCGCTCCAGTCTTCGCTTCAGCCAGAACAACCTGGTGATCAGCAGCGTGGACATCCAGTCGGTGGAGCCCGTGGACCAGAGGACCAAAGACGCCCTGCAGAAGAGCGTGCAGCTCGCCATCGAGATCACCACCAACTCCCAGGAGGCCGCCGCTCG acacGAGGCGGAGCGCCTGGAGCAGGAGGCTCGGGGGAAGCTGGAGCGTCAGAGGATCACGGATCAGGCCGAGGCGgagagagcgaggaaggagctgctggagctggaggcccTGAG CGCGGCGGTGGAGAGCACCGGAGCCGCCAAAGCCGAGGCTCAGTCCCGCGCCGAGGCGGCCCGCATCCAGGGCGAGGCGGCGGTCAACGAGGCCACGCTGAAGGCCGAGGCTCAGAAGATCGAGGCC gaggcggagctgcagcgtCTGATGAAAGCCCGCGAGCAGGAGCTGAACTACAAGAAGGAGATGGACCGTCTGGACATCGAGAAGCAGGAGCGTCTGGCGCAGATCGAGAGTGAGCGCTTCGCTCAGCTGGTCAAGAGTCTGGGCAGCGACACGCTGACCGAGATGGCCCGGGCCGGCCCCGAGCTCCAG GTGAAGATGCTCCAGGCGCTCGGCCTTAAATCGACCCTCATCACGGACGGCTCGTCGCCCATCAACCTCTTCACCACCGCTAACGGCCTGCTGGGGGCGCTGCCGGGTCAGGGCCAGTGA
- the LOC115386622 gene encoding trafficking regulator of GLUT4 1, with the protein MAASQQPTSMEEPQPISTHVDADSAVTSQPPSSEHAIPGDGAEEGHGMDHLTVIGDAADTSNGAAPGMADSSPTAAAVSPMLGAKPGGGHANGRPRTGSRSGSMAAGSPRPSLTRRPSAITEAAADGSKPRDYLLLAILSCFCPLWPINIVALTFSVMSRNSLQQGNVDGARRLGRNAMILSVVSILGGIAIIAAAIALNWGLILKS; encoded by the exons ATGGCGGCCAGCCAGCAGCCCACCAGCATGGAGGagcctcagccaatcagcacgcaCGTGGACGCAGACTCCGCCGTGACCTCTCAGCCGCCGAGCTCCGAGCACGCGATCCCGGGGGACGGCGCCGAGGAGGGGCACGGCATGGACCACCTGACGGTGATCGGCGACGCCGCGGACACAA GTAACGGCGCCGCTCCGGGAATGGCCGACTCGTCCCCCACGGCCGCCGCCGTGTCGCCCATGCTGGGGGCCAAGCCGGGCGGCGGTCACGCCAACGGACGGCCCCGCACGGGCAGCCGGTCCGGCTCCATGGCGGCGGGCTCGCCCAGGCCCTCGCTCACCCGCCGGCCCAGCGCCATCACGGAGGCGGCCGCGGACGGCTCCAAGCCCCGAGACTACCTGCTCCTCGCCATCCTGTCCTGCTTCTGCCCCCTTTGGCCCATCAACATCGTCGCCCTCACCTTCTCCGTCATG TCCAGAaacagcctgcagcaggggaATGTGGACGGCGCCCGCCGTCTGGGCCGCAACGCCATGATTCTGTCCGTCGTCTCCATCTTAGGAGGGATCGCCATCATCGCGGCCGCTATCGCGCTCAACTGGGGAC TGATCCTGAAGTCCTGA